In the Flagellimonas sp. MMG031 genome, one interval contains:
- a CDS encoding ATPase, whose protein sequence is MNYNAPHIITEGVVQYELGSLNGREIEYDFGKILIYLEAKGKLMFGKRFKIYKEDRDIIYKLCLYFIRDTARCRQLDIDIDKGILLTGPVGCGKTSLMRLMKHIVPHRRPYGVIPCRNIVFGFNHIGYKVIGDYGDSQFFCFDDLGAEPDGIHFGKGCNVMGEILLSRYELHVDHKLRTHATTNLNAIELEERYGSRVRSRLRELFNLVSFDGKCRDKRK, encoded by the coding sequence TTGAATTACAATGCGCCACATATCATAACCGAAGGTGTTGTCCAATATGAATTGGGCAGTCTGAATGGACGTGAGATCGAATATGATTTTGGGAAAATATTGATCTATCTGGAGGCCAAGGGCAAGCTGATGTTCGGTAAGAGGTTCAAGATCTACAAAGAGGACAGGGACATCATCTATAAACTATGCCTTTACTTTATCAGGGACACGGCCCGATGTCGGCAACTGGACATTGATATCGACAAGGGAATCCTTCTGACCGGTCCAGTGGGATGTGGAAAGACCAGTTTGATGAGATTGATGAAACATATCGTGCCCCATAGACGCCCCTATGGTGTGATTCCCTGTAGAAACATTGTTTTTGGATTCAATCACATTGGGTATAAGGTCATTGGGGATTATGGGGATTCCCAATTCTTCTGTTTTGATGATTTGGGAGCTGAGCCTGATGGAATTCACTTTGGAAAGGGGTGTAATGTAATGGGTGAGATTTTACTTTCTCGCTATGAATTGCATGTTGACCACAAACTAAGGACACATGCGACGACCAACCTTAATGCCATTGAACTTGAGGAACGTTATGGTAGCCGTGTCCGGTCAAGATTGAGGGAACTATTCAATTTGGTCAGCTTTGATGGCAAGTGCAGGGACAAGCGAAAATAA
- a CDS encoding helix-turn-helix domain-containing protein, giving the protein MGATIITTEDLMEFKFELLEDIKELLHNNKGRSEKKWLKSNEVRELLGISPGTLQNLRINGTLPFTKIGGVLYYEYHEIMEVLEKNKIHKRI; this is encoded by the coding sequence ATGGGAGCGACCATTATCACAACGGAAGACCTAATGGAGTTCAAGTTTGAACTGCTGGAGGACATCAAAGAACTTTTACATAACAACAAGGGCCGATCTGAAAAGAAATGGCTCAAGTCCAACGAAGTCAGGGAACTTCTTGGGATATCGCCCGGAACCCTTCAAAATTTGAGGATCAATGGAACCCTGCCCTTTACCAAGATCGGTGGTGTGCTGTACTATGAATACCATGAGATCATGGAGGTCCTGGAAAAGAACAAGATCCATAAACGGATATAA
- a CDS encoding JAB domain-containing protein, protein MEQQVNEIQISYREKLSTLQSNSITNSNDVAQLLFKNWDAETIGLNECFKILLLNQSNKVKGIYPLSIGGITGTLVDMRILFAIVLKTLSVGIILSHNHPSGQLKASEADKQLTKKIQQAAQLFDVKVLDHIILAPDGSYYSFADHGLM, encoded by the coding sequence ATGGAACAGCAAGTCAATGAAATACAGATCAGTTACAGGGAAAAACTCAGTACCCTGCAATCGAACTCCATTACCAATTCAAACGATGTGGCACAACTGCTCTTCAAAAATTGGGATGCCGAAACCATTGGATTGAACGAATGCTTTAAAATCCTTTTGCTCAACCAATCCAACAAGGTCAAAGGAATCTATCCCTTGTCCATTGGTGGGATTACGGGAACCTTGGTGGATATGCGCATCCTCTTTGCCATCGTTCTAAAAACCTTGTCCGTCGGAATCATTTTATCTCATAACCATCCGTCCGGGCAGTTGAAGGCAAGTGAAGCCGACAAACAGTTGACCAAAAAAATCCAACAGGCAGCCCAACTTTTTGATGTCAAGGTTCTGGACCATATCATCCTGGCACCCGATGGAAGTTATTATAGCTTTGCCGATCATGGTTTGATGTAA
- a CDS encoding HEPN domain-containing protein — translation MKYDTNIPENFERAEEQSELLDSILNIITIDSAFLSKKQNEGNTEYYFLTLFVDVNNDPLPNEIRSLVAKKGKKHPDFRIRVYTETQSETGLERGSLYFLEHCCLGENVFARLQGRNIMDYSTMAYDTLIKRATRYHRMELGKINAFANTADILIKEGDYAIATFNMHQAFELSFRFIEQMCIGKSMVTHSIISHINYCKQFFPTLQPFLEASESNNNELLLLLEHAYSVARYGNEFEIAKTEARTIQSKMKGFIQEVESIFHKHLNQCKSIIDGKEKVFENVCPKVIEEEENNNEAAILGQLKELEKMHFHALKPYIPEKGLYSVELITEGYGETSFIISNILKVCIVALENEYIPTRNVPQPHRNISEVLGYILDLIPHDEMEFLDKVRKLLLEQKTTVTQ, via the coding sequence ATGAAATATGACACAAACATACCGGAAAACTTTGAAAGAGCAGAAGAGCAGTCCGAATTGCTTGATAGCATCCTGAACATCATAACCATTGACAGTGCCTTTCTGTCCAAAAAACAGAACGAGGGCAATACCGAATATTATTTCCTTACCCTGTTTGTGGACGTAAACAATGACCCACTTCCCAATGAGATTCGTTCCCTAGTTGCCAAGAAAGGAAAGAAGCATCCCGATTTCAGGATAAGGGTCTATACAGAAACTCAATCGGAAACAGGCCTTGAAAGGGGATCGCTCTATTTCTTGGAACATTGCTGTCTGGGAGAAAATGTTTTCGCTCGTTTACAAGGAAGGAACATTATGGATTATTCTACAATGGCATATGATACCCTCATCAAAAGGGCCACCCGATATCATAGAATGGAATTGGGAAAAATAAATGCCTTTGCCAACACCGCGGACATATTGATAAAGGAAGGTGACTATGCCATCGCCACCTTCAATATGCACCAGGCCTTTGAGCTTTCGTTCCGATTCATCGAACAGATGTGCATTGGAAAAAGTATGGTGACCCACAGTATCATCAGCCATATCAACTATTGTAAACAGTTCTTTCCCACACTGCAACCCTTTTTGGAAGCGTCTGAATCCAACAACAATGAACTCTTGCTCCTATTGGAACATGCCTACAGTGTTGCCCGGTATGGCAATGAGTTTGAGATTGCCAAAACAGAGGCAAGAACCATTCAATCAAAAATGAAGGGTTTTATCCAAGAAGTGGAGTCCATATTCCATAAGCATTTGAATCAGTGCAAGAGCATTATTGATGGTAAGGAAAAGGTTTTTGAAAATGTATGCCCAAAAGTTATCGAGGAAGAAGAGAACAATAATGAAGCAGCAATACTAGGTCAATTGAAGGAACTGGAAAAAATGCATTTCCACGCCCTGAAACCCTATATCCCTGAAAAGGGATTGTACAGTGTCGAACTCATAACCGAGGGATATGGTGAGACCTCTTTTATAATCTCCAATATATTAAAGGTCTGTATCGTTGCATTGGAAAATGAATATATCCCTACTCGCAATGTTCCCCAACCCCACCGCAATATCAGTGAGGTTTTGGGATACATACTGGATTTGATCCCCCATGATGAAATGGAATTCTTGGACAAGGTCAGAAAACTGCTTTTGGAACAAAAGACAACCGTAACCCAATAA
- the ssb gene encoding single-stranded DNA-binding protein, translating to MSTLRNKVQLIGNVGQAPTITDLDKGKRVARFTMATNEHYKNSEGERITNTEWHTVIGWGKLADIIEGFVTKGKEVAVEGKLTSRSYEDKEGNKRYVTEIVASEILLLGGAND from the coding sequence ATGAGTACATTGAGAAACAAAGTGCAGTTGATCGGAAATGTAGGGCAAGCCCCTACCATTACAGACCTTGACAAAGGCAAACGTGTGGCACGGTTTACTATGGCCACCAATGAACACTACAAGAACTCCGAAGGGGAACGCATCACCAACACCGAATGGCATACCGTGATCGGTTGGGGAAAACTCGCTGACATCATCGAAGGTTTTGTGACCAAGGGCAAAGAGGTTGCCGTAGAGGGAAAATTGACCTCCCGCTCCTATGAGGACAAAGAAGGGAACAAACGCTATGTGACCGAGATCGTGGCCAGTGAAATCCTTTTGTTGGGAGGTGCCAATGATTAA
- a CDS encoding helix-turn-helix transcriptional regulator, whose translation METKTKNNHIGRKISRIRELRGMKQETLAEELGISQQAVSNIENSEKVDDVKLEEIAKALGVTTEAIKNFSDESVINYFNNFYDNSFTNSQGTFHPNNCTFNPLDKLVEAYEENKKLYERLLQAEKEKVAYLEKLIK comes from the coding sequence ATGGAGACAAAGACCAAGAACAATCACATAGGCAGAAAAATCAGTAGAATAAGGGAACTTCGCGGTATGAAGCAAGAGACCCTTGCCGAAGAACTGGGCATCAGCCAACAGGCCGTTTCCAATATCGAGAACAGTGAAAAGGTGGACGATGTGAAATTGGAAGAAATTGCCAAGGCTTTGGGAGTGACTACAGAAGCAATCAAAAACTTTTCTGATGAGTCGGTAATAAACTACTTCAACAATTTCTACGATAATAGTTTTACAAATAGTCAAGGTACATTCCACCCTAATAACTGCACCTTCAATCCACTTGATAAATTGGTAGAGGCCTATGAAGAAAACAAAAAACTTTATGAGCGGCTTCTTCAAGCAGAAAAGGAGAAGGTTGCTTATTTGGAAAAGCTTATCAAATAG
- a CDS encoding DUF3500 domain-containing protein — protein MKNILIVLILWTVFGCRHKEVQHENAKTNENPGEVNPVKERFAKMEAEALKEPYIGIFSEEGDSNNLFQIRSTGVSTLPIQQAAEIFLRNLSASQVERTKFTVDDEEWRKWCNVDNGIYDRQGVSLKELTDDQKKKAFGLIQESLSAKGLQLSKDIMKTDQTLKELNNGSLDYDEELYFLTIMGKPSSTEPWGWQLDGHHLVINYFILGDQVVMSPVFMGGEPIITTSGKYKGNTIFQDEQNMGLALMQSLEPEYQKKATITKFKTGNNNLAEANKDNLTLNYEGIPVSKFSDEQRQKLLELIYLYISNIREGHDKVKMREVLEHIDDTWFSWVGDTSENAVFYYRIHSPVVLIEFDHQRVVGVPNADDGKPSRDHIHTVVRTPNGNDYGKDLLRQHKERHHHNN, from the coding sequence ATGAAAAACATACTCATAGTGCTCATACTATGGACTGTCTTTGGTTGCAGGCATAAAGAGGTTCAACACGAAAATGCCAAAACAAATGAAAATCCTGGGGAAGTAAATCCTGTGAAAGAACGTTTTGCCAAAATGGAGGCGGAAGCCTTGAAAGAACCATATATTGGAATCTTTTCAGAAGAGGGTGATTCAAACAATTTATTCCAAATTCGTTCAACTGGTGTTTCGACTTTACCGATTCAACAAGCCGCTGAGATATTTTTAAGAAACCTGTCCGCTTCACAAGTAGAACGCACCAAATTTACTGTTGATGACGAGGAATGGAGGAAATGGTGCAACGTGGACAATGGGATTTATGACAGACAGGGCGTTAGCCTAAAAGAATTGACCGACGATCAGAAAAAAAAGGCCTTTGGTTTAATACAGGAATCGTTAAGCGCAAAGGGGCTGCAACTGAGTAAGGACATCATGAAGACCGACCAGACGCTTAAAGAGCTCAATAATGGATCATTGGATTATGATGAAGAATTATATTTCTTGACTATAATGGGAAAACCTTCAAGTACTGAACCTTGGGGATGGCAATTGGATGGACATCATTTAGTCATCAACTACTTTATATTGGGAGACCAAGTGGTAATGTCACCTGTATTTATGGGTGGTGAACCAATAATTACCACTTCAGGTAAGTACAAAGGAAATACCATTTTTCAGGATGAACAGAATATGGGATTGGCACTGATGCAGTCCTTAGAACCAGAATACCAGAAAAAAGCCACCATTACAAAGTTCAAAACTGGCAACAACAATTTGGCTGAAGCCAATAAAGATAATTTAACCCTTAATTATGAAGGTATTCCAGTCTCAAAGTTTTCAGATGAACAAAGGCAAAAACTTTTGGAGTTGATTTATTTGTACATCAGTAATATTCGAGAGGGGCATGATAAGGTAAAAATGAGGGAGGTGCTGGAACATATTGATGATACATGGTTTTCTTGGGTCGGAGACACCTCTGAGAATGCCGTTTTTTACTATCGGATCCATAGTCCGGTGGTATTGATCGAATTTGACCATCAAAGAGTCGTTGGCGTACCCAATGCCGATGATGGGAAGCCATCAAGAGACCACATACATACGGTGGTAAGAACTCCAAACGGAAATGATTATGGAAAAGATTTATTGAGACAACATAAAGAGAGGCACCATCACAACAATTGA
- a CDS encoding BfmA/BtgA family mobilization protein, whose amino-acid sequence MDKGYEKERFTALKVKVSVARKFRSFSKRQGKSQTMTLLAMVEFFDHNGISPDERMYETIASLKYLIKRRFNSMVAIMRSIEKEQTLPTVSMIQALFQQELEPEGDQEWEGDFEFYEKQLTEIINPTNPELLDNETTVPKIRYVRLEERMEELKEDFAYVLDHISVSHNRFGKDHLKLDLNPGAIEKYRTKLKNM is encoded by the coding sequence ATGGATAAAGGATACGAAAAAGAACGGTTTACAGCCCTGAAGGTCAAGGTTTCAGTGGCAAGGAAATTCAGGAGTTTTTCCAAACGACAAGGAAAGTCACAGACCATGACCTTGTTGGCCATGGTAGAGTTTTTTGACCACAATGGAATCTCCCCTGACGAAAGGATGTACGAAACTATTGCGAGCTTGAAATATTTGATCAAAAGACGTTTCAACTCCATGGTGGCCATCATGAGAAGCATCGAAAAAGAGCAGACCCTACCCACGGTAAGTATGATCCAAGCGCTCTTTCAACAAGAGTTGGAACCTGAAGGGGACCAAGAATGGGAAGGGGACTTTGAGTTTTATGAAAAGCAGCTCACGGAAATAATCAATCCTACTAACCCCGAGCTTCTGGATAATGAGACCACGGTGCCCAAGATCCGCTACGTCAGATTGGAGGAACGGATGGAAGAACTCAAGGAAGATTTCGCCTATGTGCTGGACCACATATCAGTGTCCCATAACCGTTTCGGCAAGGATCACCTCAAACTTGACCTCAATCCTGGGGCCATAGAAAAATACCGAACAAAACTCAAAAATATGTAA